In Halalkalibaculum roseum, a single window of DNA contains:
- a CDS encoding ArdC family protein, with amino-acid sequence MNLPEKIEHYTSQIDSISETILEQMKDGKSNWDMPWHEGIPEAWNPVTGKFYGGNNFLLLWQACINNNYTTNHWATFKQWQRKGPGVRVKAGETGTLVMFAIPRETSDEGDEQQEGQKYFDFISEEEKENAREDFFFRYYWVFNADQVEGYDKSQPDLFTENISDFDRLKKFINKTGAEIKNGGNRAFYTIVEDFIQMPEMARFKAVKGNGSQTLNYYSTLLHEIIHWTGHETRCGRKFGFKFGDNAYAFEELVAELGGAILTTQFNTQPFPREDHAVYLNSWIKVLENDFSYFTETLELARTAIYWLYQETDILPFDLKPQYGRSFSESRVKNWEALVN; translated from the coding sequence ATGAATCTACCTGAAAAAATAGAGCATTATACCTCACAGATCGATTCAATATCTGAGACAATTCTTGAGCAAATGAAGGATGGAAAGTCAAATTGGGATATGCCTTGGCATGAGGGAATTCCAGAAGCCTGGAATCCGGTAACAGGTAAATTCTATGGTGGCAACAATTTTTTATTGCTTTGGCAGGCCTGTATTAATAACAATTATACAACTAACCATTGGGCAACTTTTAAGCAATGGCAAAGAAAAGGCCCTGGAGTAAGGGTAAAAGCCGGTGAAACAGGTACGCTTGTTATGTTCGCTATACCAAGGGAAACATCCGATGAAGGAGACGAGCAACAAGAGGGGCAAAAATATTTTGACTTCATTAGTGAGGAAGAAAAGGAAAATGCCCGTGAAGATTTTTTCTTTAGATATTATTGGGTTTTTAATGCTGATCAAGTAGAAGGATATGATAAAAGTCAGCCAGACCTTTTTACTGAGAATATTTCTGATTTTGATAGATTAAAGAAGTTCATAAATAAAACAGGTGCAGAAATAAAGAATGGTGGTAATCGAGCCTTTTATACAATAGTTGAGGATTTTATTCAAATGCCAGAAATGGCAAGATTTAAAGCAGTTAAAGGGAATGGCTCTCAAACGTTGAATTATTACAGCACATTGCTGCACGAAATTATACATTGGACTGGACATGAGACAAGATGTGGTAGGAAGTTTGGTTTTAAATTCGGTGATAATGCTTATGCTTTTGAAGAATTAGTTGCGGAGTTAGGTGGGGCCATTTTGACTACACAATTTAATACACAGCCATTTCCAAGAGAAGATCATGCTGTCTATTTAAATAGTTGGATAAAAGTGCTCGAAAATGATTTTTCATATTTTACAGAGACTCTTGAATTAGCCCGAACTGCAATTTATTGGCTATATCAAGAAACTGATATTCTCCCCTTTGATTTAAAACCTCAATATGGGCGGTCGTTTTCGGAAAGCAGAGTTAAAAATTGGGAAGCATTGGTAAATTGA
- a CDS encoding AAA family ATPase, giving the protein MKHLSMRVAWHDSKWNGTVCNKPNINSYCLQLPRIYENKKDDEPANAEWKDLEPEQLPPCKAEGGAFMSPNIHRRGFTHPYQSFRDTHKHLEYTIYEVPPYTTFAVPYWWMLEKNQDQISEEYPNLIQNYQKAPFRSPWIFDHQRQHDIVNNFFGELDSNESLVLFYTKSGQPINEDIRRLLVGIGEITKVGNTLSYKKSGEGNDYPIWDRQITHSIRDHVDKESHKGFLIPYHEYLELPDDYELKVDGEIKTKDELLEEISVSLLELGQDLSRIDEFSYGSEHIENRSMLAILSMLREIVTSIQNHGIVKGPWRKRLQWLGEQIGKTKDRIGPFPSFGQALVAFGFRHGHLFAKDIYDLNLCDPKGNPWDVFDRALHGRVKEITSEKYYRELQEKQAIWDGLSYELQELLELLSRFNLTARQIKKWYNPDLRKKFTNLSTETILANPYVLVEDDDPEVDEHGVSIETIDSGVFEDKAIQGDSVPADKYRVDSNEDKRRVRAAIVELLKRAAEEDGDTLLSFTEICERINALKLPYEIEIDTIFLQAHVEYLKEKLTHITTNSIQALQLKHYDDVESYLKKVFVARALKELESINEDWEELIVKTIEETGATFDPENQRHLDALEDQAESLEKISTHKLSVLHGPAGTGKTSVLGAFVKSKKLREDGILLLAPTGKARVKLGDMAGTEAYTIAQFLTRLKRFDWKRMKPRFIGKKKYRSERTIIVDECSMLTEDDFYALFQAIDMAHVERIILVGDPYQLPPIGAGRPFADLCSWLDVEHEDQSELDKRRKKAAKALARLEVVVRTSGGADSDTLALANWFAGRKAGKNNDSIFERIGDNEKLNDLRIEFWESDNEIEDLFKDVLIDELDLNGEGDYQNFNRALGAEKNGFFPQDNPEVVENMQILTPQKNPIWGSYSLNRLIQENFRERPSNYWERTLGDQHIWEGDKVIQLKNEKRKPYKEDKQYQLSNGQIGYVFDQRKNYLNVYFSGHPKLSFGFSSHDFDEEGGLIELAYTITIHKSQGSDFNKVFLIIPKDSPLLSRELLYTGLTRAKDQLVLLVEGDDFSWISKYSNADSSLTARRNTLLFNSSIRKTQSAIPYVENLIHKTNDGTFVRSKSEVIIANLLYEEGIEYEYERPFQTDDGWRLPDFTFIDPAGDLIILEHLGLLHKQAYKEDWLKKKTFYEDHGFILGENLFVTVDDERGGINSQKIKDQIIPEIKERVLF; this is encoded by the coding sequence ATGAAACATTTATCAATGAGAGTGGCTTGGCACGATAGCAAATGGAACGGTACAGTATGTAATAAGCCCAATATAAACAGCTATTGTTTGCAACTTCCAAGAATTTATGAAAATAAGAAAGATGATGAACCTGCAAATGCCGAATGGAAAGATTTAGAACCAGAGCAGTTACCACCTTGTAAAGCAGAAGGTGGTGCTTTTATGAGCCCTAATATACATAGACGAGGATTTACCCATCCATATCAGAGTTTTAGAGACACGCATAAGCATTTGGAGTATACTATATACGAAGTCCCACCATACACTACTTTTGCAGTTCCATATTGGTGGATGTTGGAAAAAAATCAAGATCAAATATCTGAAGAGTACCCAAATCTAATTCAAAACTATCAAAAGGCGCCCTTTAGGTCTCCTTGGATTTTTGATCATCAACGCCAGCATGATATTGTAAATAACTTTTTTGGTGAGTTAGATTCAAATGAATCATTGGTTCTTTTTTATACAAAATCTGGTCAACCTATAAATGAAGATATCAGAAGACTTTTAGTAGGAATAGGAGAAATTACTAAAGTTGGTAATACCTTAAGCTATAAAAAAAGTGGTGAGGGTAATGATTACCCAATTTGGGACCGTCAAATTACTCATTCCATTCGTGATCATGTGGATAAAGAGTCTCATAAAGGTTTTTTAATTCCTTACCATGAATATCTTGAACTCCCAGATGATTATGAGTTAAAGGTAGACGGAGAAATAAAGACGAAGGATGAGTTATTAGAAGAAATTTCGGTTTCATTATTAGAACTAGGACAGGATCTAAGTAGGATCGATGAATTTTCTTATGGTAGTGAGCATATCGAAAATAGATCGATGCTAGCTATACTTTCGATGCTGCGTGAAATAGTAACAAGTATTCAGAATCATGGTATTGTAAAAGGACCTTGGAGGAAAAGGTTACAATGGCTTGGCGAACAAATCGGAAAGACTAAAGATCGAATAGGGCCATTTCCGTCTTTTGGTCAAGCTTTGGTTGCATTTGGATTCAGACATGGCCACTTGTTTGCAAAAGATATTTATGACCTTAATCTGTGCGATCCCAAAGGAAATCCTTGGGATGTATTTGATAGGGCATTGCATGGAAGGGTTAAAGAAATTACATCCGAAAAATATTATCGAGAACTCCAAGAAAAGCAGGCTATTTGGGATGGTTTAAGTTATGAGTTGCAAGAGCTACTCGAGTTGCTTTCAAGGTTTAATCTAACTGCAAGGCAAATAAAAAAATGGTACAATCCTGATTTACGCAAAAAATTCACTAATCTAAGTACAGAAACCATACTAGCTAATCCCTATGTATTAGTCGAAGATGATGATCCTGAGGTAGATGAACATGGAGTATCAATTGAAACTATAGACTCCGGGGTATTTGAGGATAAAGCTATTCAGGGAGATAGTGTTCCGGCAGATAAGTATCGTGTTGACTCAAATGAAGATAAGCGAAGAGTTCGGGCTGCAATAGTTGAACTTTTAAAACGAGCAGCTGAAGAGGATGGAGATACACTACTTTCATTTACTGAAATATGTGAAAGAATAAATGCGCTAAAATTACCTTACGAAATTGAGATAGATACAATATTCTTACAGGCCCATGTAGAATATTTAAAAGAGAAATTAACTCATATTACCACAAATTCAATACAAGCCCTCCAATTAAAACATTATGATGATGTTGAAAGTTATTTAAAGAAAGTATTTGTAGCTCGTGCTCTAAAGGAACTAGAATCAATTAATGAGGATTGGGAAGAATTAATTGTAAAAACTATTGAAGAGACTGGAGCAACTTTTGACCCAGAGAATCAAAGGCACTTGGATGCATTGGAGGATCAAGCAGAGTCTCTTGAAAAAATCTCAACTCATAAGTTGAGTGTTTTACATGGTCCGGCTGGTACGGGGAAAACTTCTGTTCTGGGAGCTTTTGTAAAATCAAAAAAACTGAGAGAGGATGGAATTCTGTTACTTGCACCGACAGGTAAAGCCAGGGTTAAATTGGGTGATATGGCAGGAACAGAAGCATATACGATTGCGCAGTTTCTAACGCGGTTGAAAAGATTTGATTGGAAAAGAATGAAACCCCGCTTTATTGGAAAGAAAAAATATCGAAGTGAAAGAACCATTATTGTTGATGAATGTTCAATGTTAACTGAGGATGACTTTTATGCTTTGTTTCAAGCTATAGATATGGCTCATGTAGAACGTATTATACTTGTGGGTGATCCCTATCAATTGCCACCTATTGGAGCGGGGCGTCCTTTTGCTGATTTATGCTCATGGTTAGATGTTGAACACGAAGATCAAAGCGAACTGGATAAAAGAAGGAAAAAAGCTGCAAAAGCTTTAGCTAGACTTGAAGTCGTTGTCAGAACGAGCGGTGGTGCTGATTCTGATACATTAGCGCTTGCTAATTGGTTTGCAGGTCGCAAGGCAGGGAAGAATAATGATTCTATTTTTGAAAGGATTGGAGATAATGAAAAACTAAATGACCTTAGGATTGAGTTTTGGGAGTCGGATAATGAAATAGAAGATTTATTTAAAGATGTATTAATAGATGAACTTGATCTTAATGGAGAGGGAGATTATCAAAACTTTAATCGTGCGCTTGGAGCAGAGAAGAATGGTTTTTTCCCTCAGGATAATCCCGAAGTTGTAGAAAATATGCAGATATTGACTCCTCAGAAAAATCCAATATGGGGGAGTTATTCGCTTAATCGTCTTATTCAAGAAAATTTTAGAGAGCGTCCATCTAATTACTGGGAACGAACTTTGGGTGATCAGCATATTTGGGAAGGGGATAAAGTAATTCAATTGAAAAATGAGAAGAGAAAACCTTATAAAGAAGATAAACAATATCAGTTATCTAATGGTCAGATAGGTTATGTATTTGACCAGAGGAAAAATTATTTAAACGTTTATTTTTCGGGACATCCGAAGCTTAGTTTTGGGTTTTCTAGTCATGACTTCGATGAAGAGGGTGGATTAATTGAATTGGCATACACTATAACAATTCATAAAAGCCAAGGAAGCGATTTTAATAAGGTGTTTTTAATTATTCCTAAAGACAGCCCTTTGTTATCAAGAGAATTACTTTATACAGGGTTAACTCGGGCAAAAGACCAACTAGTTTTATTAGTAGAAGGAGATGACTTCAGTTGGATAAGCAAGTATTCTAATGCCGATAGTTCTCTTACAGCTAGGAGAAATACTTTGTTATTTAATAGTAGTATAAGAAAGACACAGTCTGCAATACCATATGTTGAAAATTTAATACACAAAACTAATGATGGTACTTTTGTTCGTAGTAAATCAGAAGTGATAATTGCCAATCTATTATATGAGGAAGGAATTGAGTATGAGTATGAACGCCCATTTCAGACTGATGATGGTTGGCGGCTACCAGACTTCACGTTTATTGATCCAGCTGGTGATTTAATAATTCTTGAACATTTAGGGTTGTTACATAAGCAAGCATATAAAGAAGACTGGCTTAAGAAGAAAACATTCTATGAAGACCATGGTTTTATTTTAGGAGAAAATCTCTTTGTAACTGTAGATGATGAGAGAGGGGGTATCAATTCTCAAAAAATAAAGGATCAAATTATCCCAGAGATTAAAGAGCGTGTATTATTTTAA